The Magnolia sinica isolate HGM2019 chromosome 9, MsV1, whole genome shotgun sequence genome contains a region encoding:
- the LOC131254929 gene encoding UDP-galactose/UDP-glucose transporter 4-like — translation MGAFIPGLRRKYPLHEYISTILLVVGLILFTLADAHTSPNFSLLGVVMVSGALVVDSFLVNFQEAIFTMNPETTQMEMLFCSTVVGLPFLIPPMLLMGEPFTAWNSYSQFDLCRIEVVPGSRLPLVRVPSLEVAGRNGITVSENSSCSSC, via the exons ATGGGAGCCTTCATTCCTGGTCTCAGACGTAAATACCCGCTCCATGAATACATTTCCACCATTCTTCTAGTGGTGGGTTTGATCCTTTTCACCTTAGCAGATGCCCATACATCTCCGAATTTCAGTCTTCTTGGAGTTGTGATGGTGTCGGGTGCTTTGGTCGTGGATTCTTTTCTGGTTAATTTTCAGGAAGCCATATTTACAATGAATCCTGAAACCACACAG ATGGAGATGCTCTTTTGCTCCACTGTGGTTGGGCTTCCTTTCTTGATTCCACCCATGCTTTTAATGGGAGAGCCGTTCACGGCCTGGAATTCCTACTCTCAG TTTGATTTATGCCGCATTGAAGTGGTACCAGGAAGTAGATTGCCCTTGGTAAGAGTTCCATCATTAGAGGTAGCTGGAAGGAATGGGATTACAGTTTCAGAAAATTCTTCTTGCAGCTCTTGCTAG